One genomic region from Quercus robur chromosome 4, dhQueRobu3.1, whole genome shotgun sequence encodes:
- the LOC126723537 gene encoding caffeic acid 3-O-methyltransferase-like, which yields MSSIENQGTVPSSINEEDDDACLYAMLLSSSHVFPMVLHAAIELNLFEIIAKASPNAYMSPTEIASQLPTQSPDAPYMLDRILRLLASYSLLTCSIRTCEDGSVERLYRVSTAGKFYVQDEDGGSAGSISLFALHRATVEVWLHFKDAILGGGNLFQKVHGMSIFQYMKADPTLNNFFNKAMADLSGIHMKKILEKYEGFEGISLLVDVGGGTGASLNMIISKYPSIKGINFDLPQVIQHAPSYPGVEHVGGDMYVSVPKGDAIMIKGTCHNWNDEQCIKLLKNCNNALPKIGKVIIMDLIMPEAPEASNAAKYVSMLDNAMFIQPGGKERTEKEFEALSKASGFSGFKVICRAFTVLGVMELYK from the exons ATGAGTTCCATTGAAAATCAGGGAACAGTACCCTCGTCTATTAATGAAGAAGATGACGATGCATGTCTCTATGCCATGCTACTGTCAAGCTCTCACGTATTTCCTATGGTACTACACGCTGCCATTGAGCTCAACCTGTTTGAGATCATTGCGAAGGCAAGCCCTAATGCTTACATGTCGCCCACAGAGATTGCTTCTCAGCTTCCCACACAAAGCCCTGATGCTCCTTATATGCTAGATCGCATTCTGCGTTTACTTGCTAGCTACTCACTTCTTACTTGCTCTATAAGAACCTGCGAAGATGGAAGTGTTGAGAGACTTTATCGAGTCTCAACAGCTGGCAAGTTCTATGTTCAAGATGAAGATGGAGGATCTGCGGGTTCGATCTCATTGTTTGCTTTACACAGAGCCACAGTAGAGGTTTG GCTACATTTTAAGGATGCTATCCTTGGAGGAGGtaatctttttcaaaaagtcCATGGAATGTCCATCTTCCAATACATGAAAGCTGATCCAacattgaataatttttttaacaaggcAATGGCTGATCTCTCGGGAATacatatgaaaaaaattcttgagAAATACGAAGGATTTGAGGGGATATCATTGTTGGTTGATGTTGGTGGTGGCACTGGAGCCAGCCTCAACATGATCATCTCCAAGTACCCTTCCATTAAAGGCATCAACTTTGATTTGCCTCAGGTGATACAACACGCACCATCTTATCCAG GTGTTGAGCATGTTGGAGGAGATATGTATGTAAGTGTTCCAAAAGGTGACGCCATTATGATAAAG GGTACATGTCATAACTGGAACGATGAACAGTGCATAAAACTTTTGAAGAACTGCAATAATGCACTGCCAAAGATTGGAAAGGTGATTATCATGGACTTAATAATGCCAGAGGCACCAGAAGCGAGTAATGCTGCTAAGTATGTTTCTATGCTTGATAATGCCATGTTTATTCAACCTGGAGGGAAGGAAAGAACTGAGAAAGAGTTCGAGGCCTTGAGCAAGGCTTCTGGATTTTCAGGTTTTAAGGTTATTTGTCGCGCCTTTACTGTCTTGGGAGTCATGGAACTCTACAAATAA